In Crassostrea angulata isolate pt1a10 chromosome 6, ASM2561291v2, whole genome shotgun sequence, a genomic segment contains:
- the LOC128187766 gene encoding centromere protein T-like yields MRKGNKLEMEKDTPRTLIQGLINASQTNETKRPVRKRQVSKTPEVDNRLSRSLPSAEIGLGKREEDIPRTNNRKYHFNEMEKDLDTPRTLIQGLINAAQTNETERPVRKRRISRTPEVDTRLSRSLPPADISLGQGSEDIPINVTDDSTPKKRKFAGRRRESLVDSVRRKRFHFQNSEPSMTLPNSPNKIAMDNSSGEPRRKSPRLASQMEIQSSTTELSSFTSNASQPRNLKRKREKPKFIFSVEKDSSKTSQQGEEAYSLRSSPVKQTPKRTSPRKQSNSLHRLISSQVEQTAPRTPPQKQPKSTSDIMPSPVKQITPKTSPRKQLKSVDSPRSFPVKPTTPRSSPRTQPKSVQKQQHFSFTKSASVLSTPQRTTPVSSNVTTPSRILTSTPRRVQPIAFNDENFSIAMENISPKRKSLRPDNDEIASFSNRSSLSILRSSARMSDNDNDENLINSPRKNNTSFSRKTPEETTESLSRRILNEDPEESFIGTPNTHVNQDETPRTPNRHLRSVDFNRVKQSTQKTPTQTEMKSPSRINVTPISQRNARRLAASQTQNIVDRTMPSGSKTGDNEGPMHGMPGRDTVMTPAFERTALGPRHSSPVSRTQHITLTGDENLPDVSMIERQEKTFYQDDLDRTEQYRLKTPHLGPPRLHVPTPSDTPVPQPLVTQPVKDKQTNRSKATKKPRVKVQSLTLPAVTIRQTFNHFCKMRVDKDTLPELVKITDEYFDRVAQDLEAFAHHAGRKTIDERDAELLLKRQKIITNTTSLTHLVEKHLPMELRQEIIPMARSGNKIFPGN; encoded by the exons AACCAACAATAGAAAGTATCACTTCAATG agaTGGAGAAGGATTTAGATACCCCACGGACACTTATACAGGGACTGATTAATGCTGCGCAGACCAATGAAACGGAACGTCCAGTCAGAAAACGGCGCATCTCTAGAACACCAGAAGTGGATACCAGACTTAGTCGATCACTTCCACCAGCAGATATAAGTCTAGGCCAGGGAAGTGAAGACATcccaat CAATGTCACAGACGATAGCACTCCTAAGAAAAGGAAATTTGCCGGAAGGAGACGAGAGTCATTGGTTGATTCTGTGCGTCggaaaagatttcattttcagaaCTCAG aaccaTCAATGACGCTGCCAAACAGTCCAAATAAAATTGCGATGGATAACAGTTCAGGAGAGCCTAGGAGAAAATCCCCAAGATTAGCCAGTCAAATGGAGATTCAGTCCTCAACTACAGAGTTATCTTCATTCACCTCTAATGCTTCACAGCCAAGAAATCTTaagagaaaaagagaaaaaccAAAGTTCATTTTTTCAGTGGAGAAGGATTCATCAAAAACTTCCCAACAGGGAGAAGAGGCTTACAGCCTTAGGTCATCTCCAGTGAAACAGACACCTAAAAGGACTTCACCACGAAAACAGTCTAACTCACTTCACCGCCTTATATCATCACAAGTGGAACAAACAGCACCAAGAACTCCACCTCAAAAACAGCCAAAATCAACTAGTGACATTATGCCATCTCCAGTGAAACAGATAACTCCAAAGACTTCCCCCAGAAAACAGCTGAAATCAGTTGATAGTCCTAGGTCATTCCCAGTGAAACCAACAACACCAAGGTCTTCACCAAGGACACAACCAAAATCAGTCCAAAAGCAGCAACacttttcttttactaaatctGCTTCTGTGCTTTCTACACCCCAAAGGACCACACCTGTGAGCTCCAATGTAACAACTCCTTCAAGGATTCTGACAAGTACACCTCGAAGGGTCCAGCCAATTGCTTTCAATG atgaaaattttaGTATAGCTATGGAAAACATCTCTCCAAAAAGAAAGAGTCTTAGACCTGACAACGATGAAATTGCATCATTTTCCAATAGGTCATCTTTATCAATCCTAAGAAGTAGTGCAAGAATGTCTGATAATGATAATGATGAAAACTTGATAAATTCACCACGGAAAAACAACACAAGTTTTAGTAGGAAAACACCAGAGGAAACTACTGAATCCCTGTCAAGAAGAATATTGAATGAAGACCCAGAAGAAAGCTTCATTGGAACTCCTAACACACATGTTAATCAAGACGAGACTCCAAGAACTCCAAACAGACACTTGAGGTCAGTTGATTTTAACAGGGTCAAACAATCTACACAGAAGACTCCAACACAAACGGAAATGAAAAGTCCATCTAGGATAAATGTGACACCAATATCACAAAGAAATGCAAGAAGATTAGCAGCTTCTCAAACACAAAATATTGTGGATCGAACAATGCCAAGTGGGAGCAAGACAGGAGACAATGAAGGTCCCATGCATGGGATGCCTGGAAGGGATACAGTCATGACCCCTGCATTTGAGCGAACAGCCCTGGGGCCAAGGCATTCCAGCCCTGTATCTAGAACTCAGCACATCACACTGACTGGTGATGAAAATTTGCCAG atgtgTCCATGATTGAAAGACaagaaaaaactttttatcAAGAT gATTTGGACAGAACTGAACAGTACAGACTGAAAACACCCCATCTAGGGCCACCAAGACTCCACGTCCCCACCCCCTCAGATACACCTGTCCCTCAGCCCCTGGTCACTCAGCCGGTGAaagacaaacaaacaaacag atcAAAAGCCACAAAGAAACCAAGAGTAAAAGTACAGTCTCTTACTTTACCTGCGGTGACCATCAGACAGACATTCAATCATTTCTGCAAGATGAGAGTGGATAAGGACACTTTACCTGAACTTGTTAAAat AACTGATGAATATTTTGATCGAGTTGCCCAGGATTTGGAGGCCTTTGCCCACCATGCCGGAAGGAAGACTATTGATGAGAGAGATGCTGAACTACTCCTTAAGAG gcaAAAAATCATAACTAACACAACGTCACTAACACACCTAGTTGAGAAGCACCTTCCTATGGAACTCCGACAGGAAATCATACCCATGGCAAGATCCGGGAACAAGATATTCCCCGGGAATTGA
- the LOC128187776 gene encoding proteasome subunit beta type-5-like — translation MALADVCGLKTNQLKNSFLSDFGGSSTHLLDDALTSTTNFTVPYGIDPVESLKEFTNPKSDVKIHFDHGTTTLAFKFQHGVIVAVDSRATAGPSIESQTVKKVIEINPYLLGTMAGGAADCAYWERVLARQCRIYELRNKERISVAAASKLLANIVYNYKGMGLSMGTMICGWDKRGPGLYYVDSDGERMSNNIYSVGSGSVYAYGVLDSGYRYDLSVEEAIDLGRRSIYHATHRDAYSGGVVNLYHMKESGWEFISQTDVFDLHYQYKAEKEKK, via the exons ATGGCGCTTGCCGATGTCTGTGGCTTGAAAACAAACCAgttaaaaaatagttttcttAGTGATTTTGGAGGGTCATCTACACATTTGTTAGACGATGCCTTAACTTCAACAACTAACTTCACAGTCCCTTACGGCATAGAT CCGGTTGAGAGTCTAAAGGAATTTACAAATCCTAAAAGTGATGTCAAGATCCACTTTGACCATGGAACCACAACCCTGGCCTTCAAATTTCAACATGGTGTCATTGTTGCTGTTGATTCAAGAGCCACTGCAGGACCTTCTATTG AGTCCCAGACAGTTAAAAAGGTGATTGAAATCAACCCGTATTTACTTGGAACTATGGCCGGTGGAGCTGCAGATTGTGCCTACTGGGAGAGGGTACTAGCGAGGCAATGTCG GATATATGAATTAAGGAACAAGGAGAGGATATCGGTTGCTGCAGCATCGAAACTATTGGCAAATATTGTATACAACTACAAAGGAATGGGACTTTCCATG GGAACTATGATTTGTGGATGGGACAAAAGG GGACCTGGTCTGTACTATGTTGACAGTGACGGAGAACGAATGTCTAACAACATATACTCTGTGGGTTCTGGGTCAGTCTATGCCTACGGTGTTTTAGACAGCGGCTACCGATACGACCTTTCTGTGGAGGAAGCTATTGACCTTGGAAGGAGGTCGATCTACCATGCCACACACAGGGACGCATACAGTGGTGGTGTAGTCAACT TGTACCACATGAAGGAAAGTGGTTGGGAATTCATCTCACAGACCGATGTatttgatctccattatcagtATAAGGCCGAGAAGGAGAAGAAATGA
- the LOC128187767 gene encoding E3 ubiquitin-protein ligase TRIM56-like: protein MAQRVVKNVENDYLICSICLGRYENPKLLPCGHTFCRQCLNDHITLTVTDRAAEGFNCPNDRSLVKRPKVGLHPRQWADAYPTDTFLISLVKAVVSHEEGGTPPDGSDTVKGSSSNNAQTTNTENAGTVNGPRCDKHPDRSLEFFCLGCSISICPFCAVREHRKRTCECVSLADAMERQRPRIQALKRRFESQIQKIRRMNSGEGILSGTFATSKERALNTLNDIEGKLGTFFQVILQQVEILRQQVNEATVNYAGENQQLNAVLANIESTKLSFENMCNINHNADVLNILPRMETQADEFDTAMQAAIQTAGMQLDVVTNTAFDSFIRNPPQVGTIKISRGGGGRNNTRRPANRREQSRSNQFSGSQAQEYQRQTSTGAVRPTQTPRPLREPRQTRTLSKVNVKAATEGVSSWHMTGVVFVGTSIVATDRVNQMIRQVSISSHALNLTLPIESPVSICNASVPTEVAVTQPEKRTISIISTERGLNVKGIVRTNKAYEGIAQMPSGDFVVSCTQGRMSIDIIDRGGHVLKSIERSHAFRCPRFLSVTSTGSVVVSDKEQKHVVCVNFSTSQLEWTYSTPCSPWGLACDQNGKIFVCLDNNSVQVISEEGQLLQDKFISERDGIKTPYAICARQGQIAMTEFGPSLFVPNSAFVFIAKFNN from the coding sequence ATGGCTCAGCGCGTCGTGAAAAACGTTGAGAACGACTACCTGATCTGTAGCATTTGTCTAGGTCGTTACGAGAATCCAAAACTACTGCCATGTGGACATACTTTTTGTCGCCAGTGCTTGAACGACCATATCACGCTAACGGTAACTGATCGAGCAGCAGAAGGGTTCAACTGTCCAAACGACCGTTCTCTTGTGAAGCGACCCAAAGTAGGTCTCCATCCCAGGCAATGGGCGGATGCATACCCCACGGACACATTTCTCATCAGTCTTGTGAAAGCTGTAGTCTCGCATGAAGAAGGAGGAACACCGCCAGACGGTTCAGATACTGTTAAAGGATCTTCATCGAACAACGCGCAGACGACAAATACTGAAAACGCGGGAACTGTCAATGGACCTCGTTGTGATAAGCATCCGGATCGGTCGCTTGAGTTTTTCTGTCTTGGATGTAGTATTTCGATTTGTCCGTTTTGTGCAGTAAGAGAACACAGGAAAAGGACATGTGAATGCGTGTCCTTGGCTGACGCCATGGAAAGACAGAGACCCAGAATCCAAGCGTTGAAAAGAAGATTTGAATCTCAAattcaaaaaatacgaagaatGAACAGTGGAGAAGGGATTTTAAGTGGAACGTTCGCCACCAGCAAAGAAAGAGCATTGAATACCCTAAATGACATAGAAGGGAAGCTAGGCACATTCTTCCAGGTGATTCTTCAACAAGTGGAAATTCTTCGCCAACAAGTCAACGAAGCTACAGTTAATTACGCTGGTGAAAACCAGCAGCTTAATGCTGTTCTCGCAAATATTGAATCTACAAAACTTTCCTTTGAAAACATGTGCAATATTAATCACAATGCTGATGTCCTAAATATTCTTCCGAGGATGGAAACACAAGCAGATGAATTTGATACTGCCATGCAAGCTGCCATCCAGACTGCAGGAATGCAACTTGATGTTGTCACCAATACTGCCTTTGACAGTTTCATTAGAAACCCTCCTCAAGTCGGTACAATCAAAATATCTCGAGGAGGAGGAGGTAGGAACAACACACGGAGACCGGCGAACCGGCGAGAACAGTCTCGGTCCAATCAGTTCAGTGGAAGTCAAGCTCAGGAATACCAACGGCAAACCTCCACTGGAGCAGTGCGACCGACACAAACACCAAGACCACTCAGGGAACCTAGACAAACCAGGACGCTGAGCAAAGTAAACGTCAAAGCGGCGACAGAGGGGGTGTCTTCCTGGCATATGACTGGAGTCGTGTTTGTCGGAACCAGCATTGTTGCGACAGATCGCGTTAACCAGATGATTCGGCAAGTCTCTATCTCATCACACGCGCTCAATCTTACATTACCTATAGAGAGTCCTGTCTCGATCTGCAATGCTTCGGTTCCTACAGAGGTTGCTGTAACTCAGCCGGAGAAGAGAACGATTTCGATAATTTCGACTGAAAGAGGATTGAATGTCAAAGGGATCGTGCGCACGAACAAAGCTTACGAAGGGATTGCTCAAATGCCAAGTGGAGACTTTGTGGTATCTTGCACCCAGGGCAGGATGTCCATTGATATCATTGATAGAGGGGGTCACGTGCTTAAGTCGATCGAACGTTCCCACGCTTTCCGGTGTCCGCGCTTCTTGAGTGTCACTTCCACCGGAAGTGTGGTTGTCAGCGACAAAGAACAGAAGCATGTCGTCTGTGTTAACTTTTCGACAAGCCAGTTGGAGTGGACCTACTCTACTCCATGTTCACCTTGGGGCTTAGCGTGTGATCAGAACGGAAAAATATTCGTATGTCTAGATAACAACTCGGTTCAGGTTATTTCCGAGGAGGGTCAGCTACTGCAAGACAAGTTTATTTCCGAGAGGGATGGCATCAAGACGCCATATGCAATTTGTGCCCGACAAGGACAAATCGCAATGACTGAATTTGGACCGAGTTTGTTTGTTCCAAACAGTGCTTTTGTATTTATTGCAAAATTCAACAATTAA
- the LOC128187773 gene encoding NADH dehydrogenase (ubiquinone) complex I, assembly factor 6-like gives MAASLRIIPRGCGIGVKHNRFSYTKLKNHNVSYLNFKRNASVIASIPKKSFDYCYNLTRQNDYEHFLCSLLIEKNLRAAAIVLRAYNIEIAKVTENVRDPIRGQGRFTFWRETLDEIYNPKGQIPQTPVVQLLNWVANEFKISKIWLSRMIDARESNPGSRFNSLEDLDNYYEQVVSSMYYVFLELHGVKDVQADHAASHLGRCYGIVSFLRAIPATASKGNILFPNDLLAKHSVSQEDIRRGKNSKGVSDIVFDIASVANSHLLKARSLKDKVPKNAIPVFLPSVFCDDYLKNLQTVDFNIFEPSINRRRYLFHKLLLQKFRKTY, from the exons ATGGCAGCCTCCTTGAGAATAATTCCCAGAGGCTGTGGAATTGGTGTAAAACATAATAGATTTTCGTATACAAAACTGAAAAATCATAATGTGTCTTATTTGAACTTCAAAAGAAATGCATCAGTGATTGCCAGTATACCAAAGAAAAGTTTTGATTACTGTTACAATCTTACAAG GCAGAATGATTATGAACATTTTCTCTGTTCATTACTCATAGAAAAGAACCTCAGAGCTGCAGCAATTGTGTTGAGAGCATATAACATCGAAATAGCAAAg GTGACTGAAAATGTGAGAGATCCAATCAGAGGACAAGGCAGGTTTACATTTTGGAGGGAAACTTTGGATGAGATTTATAACCCTAAG GGACAGATACCCCAAACTCCTGTTGTTCAGTTGTTGAATTGG GTGGCAAATGAATTCAAGATATCAAAGATATGGCTGTCCAGGATGATAGATGCAAGG GAATCCAACCCAGGAAGTCGTTTCAACAGTTTGGAGGATCTGGACAATTATTATGAACAAGTTGTGTCATCTATGTACTATGTATTTCTTGAATTACATG GTGTCAAAGATGTACAAGCGGACCATGCAGCCAGTCATTTAGGTCGTTGCTATGGTATCGTGTCATTTCTCAGGGCAATTCCTGCCACAGCTTCTAAAGGGAACATACTCTTTCCTAATGACTTATTGGCAAAG cATTCAGTCTCACAAGAGGATATCAGACGAGGAAAAAATAGCAAAGGTGTTAGTGACATAGTATTTGACATAGCAAGTGTTGCTAACAGCCACCTTCTTAAG GCCAGGTCTTTAAAGGACAAGGTTCCTAAAAACGCTATCCCTGTGTTTTTACCATCT GTGTTttgtgatgattatttgaaAAACCTACAAACTGTTGACTTTAATATATTTGAACCATCTATCAATCGTCGAAGGTATTTGTTTCACAAACTTTTACTTCAGAAGTTTAGGAAAACTTATTGA
- the LOC128187775 gene encoding spidroin-1-like, translating into MSVVKSGYLKRHSNSLFHGGWKDTWVVLYDNSDLCLHKHQHDSDLKARIHLRDVCKRFAYGQYTNCFPDRPKVPEGYTYDSVIAIPSRNNSKCKVFWLLCHDPNELNEWMNAICKTLPPPPSPQQSSNAPPPYNPGAPAPGGIGFDGVSGGHQGGPAPYPQGPPPQGYYPQGPPPQGYYQQPYQPQYQQQPYGYAPQQEQHKGKGILGGLGNLLGGKGGGGGGGGGGILSSKGGKAAAGLLGGAALGYGASKMIGHGFGGWGLGHHGSWGSMSSFGSAGSFGSIGSFD; encoded by the exons ATGTCTGTAGTGAAGTCTGGATACTTAAAACGTCACAGTA ACAGCTTGTTTCATGGAGGATGGAAGGATACCTGGGTTGTGCTGTATGACAACAGTGATTTATGTCTACACAAACATCAACATGATTCAGACCTCAAAGCCAGGATTCACCTTAGG GATGTGTGTAAGAGATTTGCCTATGGACAGTACACCAACTGTTTCCCTGACCGACCCAAGGTCCCTGAGGGGTACACTTACGACAGTGTGATAGCTATTCCCTCAAGAAATAACAGCAAATGTAAAGTCTTCTGGCTGTTGTGTCATGACCCTAATGAATTAAA TGAATGGATGAATGCAATTTGTAAAACT CTTCCCCCTCCTCCTAGTCCACAACAGTCATCTAATGCCCCGCCCCCTTACAATCCAGGTGCCCCTGCCCCAGGAGGCATTGGTTTTGATGGTGTGTCAG GGGGACACCAAGGAGGGCCTgctccctacccccagggacctcCACCTCAGGGGTACTACCCCCAAGGACCTCCCCCACAAGGGTACTACCAGCAACCCTATCAGCCTCAGTATCAACAGCAACCATATG GTTATGCCCCACAGCAAGAACAACACAAGGGAAAAGGAATACTTGGTGGACTTGGAAATTTATTGGGAGGAAAAGGAGGCGGAGGGGGAGGAGGAGGGGGAGGAATATTAAGTAGTAAAGGAGGAAAAGCTGCAGCAG GTCTACTTGGAGGTGCAGCCTTAGGATATGGTGCCTCAAAAATGATTGGCCATGGCTTTGGTGGCTGGGGCCTTGGTCACCACGGTAGTTGGGGGTCCATGAGTAGTTTTGGAAGTGCTGGTAGTTTTGGTAGCATAGGAAGTTTTGATTGA